The following proteins are encoded in a genomic region of Desulfurococcaceae archaeon:
- the rpiA gene encoding ribose 5-phosphate isomerase A: MSELEIEHGKILAAREACKLVEGLGVVKVLGLGTGSTVRKFIDTCLHLLRNTKLVASSSDTVLYAKSLGLNVLDLLSVNSVDVYIDGADEVSGKLDLVKGRGAALFREKTIAYLSQTRIYVVDYTKYTGLDYLYVKPIPIEVVPAALNYVLKTVSRMGLFEPLVRKCAGKEGPVITDNNNYLVDLKPLQPIVDPSRVHYELKRVHGVVESGIFPSEELVDVVVVGYADRACILRKDAGDVKSA; this comes from the coding sequence ATGAGTGAGCTTGAAATAGAGCACGGTAAGATTCTCGCCGCGCGCGAGGCGTGTAAGCTTGTGGAAGGACTTGGAGTGGTTAAGGTGTTAGGGCTGGGGACGGGCTCTACCGTTAGAAAATTCATAGATACGTGTTTACACCTGTTAAGGAACACGAAGCTAGTTGCGTCCTCCTCCGATACAGTGCTTTACGCGAAATCGCTCGGCTTGAACGTGCTAGACCTCTTATCAGTGAATAGTGTTGACGTGTACATAGATGGAGCTGATGAAGTGAGCGGTAAGCTCGATCTAGTTAAAGGTAGAGGGGCTGCCTTGTTCAGGGAGAAGACGATAGCGTATCTTTCCCAAACAAGGATATACGTTGTCGACTACACCAAATACACGGGGCTAGATTACCTCTACGTAAAGCCCATACCCATAGAAGTCGTTCCTGCCGCGCTCAACTACGTATTAAAGACCGTGAGCAGGATGGGGCTCTTCGAGCCCTTAGTTAGGAAATGCGCTGGCAAGGAAGGGCCCGTTATTACTGACAATAACAACTACTTAGTCGACTTAAAGCCATTACAGCCTATAGTAGACCCTAGCAGAGTGCACTACGAACTTAAGAGAGTTCATGGCGTAGTGGAATCAGGAATTTTCCCATCGGAAGAATTAGTAGATGTGGTCGTAGTTGGTTATGCAGATAGAGCGTGCATCCTTAGAAAGGACGCTGGTGATGTTAAAAGCGCTTAA
- a CDS encoding metal-dependent hydrolase — translation MRRVTHVLFATALVSVSGLWEADLFAFYTLIAMLSSIVPDVDLKYMHRKLLHNLFVPTLVAVSIYYSFMWLGVNAYHLILSFTSGWLSHILLDMITVKGVHPFYPLVNKRVALKICKSDGLLCNALLSGASLIVIIYSIKTLVTG, via the coding sequence GTGAGACGGGTAACGCATGTGCTCTTCGCCACGGCACTGGTATCTGTAAGCGGGCTCTGGGAGGCAGACCTATTTGCTTTTTATACCCTCATAGCTATGCTCTCGTCCATAGTACCAGACGTAGACTTGAAGTATATGCATCGCAAGCTCCTGCACAATCTCTTCGTGCCGACACTGGTAGCGGTATCAATCTACTACTCCTTTATGTGGCTAGGTGTCAACGCATACCACCTAATATTATCATTCACGTCCGGGTGGCTTAGTCACATACTTTTAGACATGATTACCGTTAAAGGAGTTCACCCGTTTTACCCGTTGGTAAACAAGAGGGTCGCTTTAAAAATCTGTAAAAGCGATGGCTTGCTCTGCAACGCGCTATTGTCTGGGGCGTCCTTAATCGTGATCATCTATAGCATCAAGACCCTCGTTACCGGCTAG